A genomic region of Rhodanobacter sp. contains the following coding sequences:
- the rpmB gene encoding 50S ribosomal protein L28, protein MARICQVTKKGVQTGNNVSHANNKTRRRWLPNLHERRFWVASENRWVKLRVSNHALRTIDKKGIEAVIAELRARGEKV, encoded by the coding sequence ATGGCCCGCATTTGCCAAGTCACCAAGAAGGGTGTGCAGACCGGCAACAACGTCTCGCACGCGAACAACAAGACCCGCCGCCGCTGGCTGCCGAACCTGCACGAGCGTCGCTTCTGGGTCGCCAGCGAGAACCGCTGGGTCAAGCTGCGCGTTTCCAACCACGCGCTGCGCACCATCGACAAGAAGGGCATCGAGGCCGTGATCGCCGAGCTGCGTGCCCGCGGTGAGAAGGTCTAA
- a CDS encoding thiol-disulfide oxidoreductase DCC family protein → MAPEAPSAIGHPVIVFDGVCVLCSRWVDFILRHDRAGRFRLAAMQGQHGRTLLIAHGLSPDDPASFLLVDQGRGYSDTDAIARVLGQLGGPWRMASTMLRAIPRRLRDPAYRWIARHRYRLFGRRTQCRLPEAEQAWRFID, encoded by the coding sequence ATGGCACCTGAAGCACCTTCGGCAATCGGACACCCCGTCATCGTCTTCGACGGCGTCTGCGTGCTGTGCAGCCGCTGGGTGGATTTCATCCTGCGCCACGACCGCGCCGGCCGCTTCCGGCTGGCGGCGATGCAGGGACAGCACGGTCGCACCCTGCTGATCGCGCACGGTCTGTCGCCGGACGACCCGGCGTCGTTCCTGCTGGTCGACCAGGGCCGGGGCTACAGCGACACGGATGCCATCGCCCGCGTGCTGGGCCAGTTGGGCGGCCCGTGGCGCATGGCCAGCACGATGCTGCGCGCGATCCCGCGCCGCCTGCGCGACCCCGCCTACCGCTGGATCGCCCGCCACCGCTACCGCCTGTTCGGCCGCCGCACGCAATGCCGCCTGCCCGAAGCGGAACAGGCGTGGCGCTTCATCGACTAG
- the rpmG gene encoding 50S ribosomal protein L33 encodes MAKGANDKIRLISSAGTGHFYTTQKNKKNTPEKFEFKKYDPVVRKHVIYKEGKIK; translated from the coding sequence ATGGCTAAGGGTGCAAACGACAAGATCCGCCTGATTTCTTCGGCCGGTACCGGCCACTTCTACACCACGCAGAAGAACAAGAAGAACACGCCGGAGAAGTTCGAGTTCAAGAAGTACGATCCGGTCGTGCGCAAGCACGTGATCTACAAGGAAGGCAAGATCAAGTGA
- the secB gene encoding protein-export chaperone SecB — protein sequence MAEVATNGQASAQGNPPQLVLQKIYVKDVSFEVPGAPQIFQEFNGESDQTAPQVQLNLGHKAMDLGNDLYEVVLSVTLTCTLGERTAYLAEVEQAGLFGIAGFGADELAGVIGSYCPNLLFPYARQVISSMVLEGGFPPFLLQPINFDALYAEQMRRMAAGGDAPAQLNS from the coding sequence ATGGCAGAAGTCGCCACCAACGGCCAGGCCAGCGCGCAGGGCAACCCGCCGCAGCTGGTGCTGCAGAAGATCTACGTGAAGGATGTCTCCTTCGAGGTGCCGGGTGCGCCGCAGATCTTCCAGGAGTTCAACGGCGAGAGCGACCAGACCGCGCCGCAGGTGCAGCTGAACCTGGGTCACAAGGCCATGGACCTGGGCAACGACCTGTACGAAGTCGTGCTCAGCGTCACCCTCACCTGCACGCTGGGCGAGCGCACCGCCTACCTCGCCGAGGTGGAGCAGGCCGGCCTGTTCGGCATCGCCGGCTTCGGCGCCGACGAGCTGGCCGGCGTGATCGGCAGCTACTGCCCGAACCTGCTGTTCCCGTATGCGCGCCAGGTGATCTCCTCGATGGTGCTGGAAGGCGGGTTCCCGCCGTTCCTGCTGCAGCCGATCAACTTCGACGCGCTGTACGCCGAGCAGATGCGCCGCATGGCCGCTGGCGGCGACGCACCGGCACAGCTCAACAGCTGA